One region of Diabrotica undecimpunctata isolate CICGRU chromosome 6, icDiaUnde3, whole genome shotgun sequence genomic DNA includes:
- the LOC140444170 gene encoding uncharacterized protein isoform X2: MEVKVKKEEEFAEDDEKYIENHLSTSVDLEDLKDEPEKNQPAMEVKVKKEEEFAEDDEKYIENHLSTSVDLEDLKDEPEKNQPVMEDKIEIKKRLTEYNQPHIGHLSTAVDLQYLKNEPEEDDPAMEVKVKKEEEFAEDDEKYIDNHLSTSVDLEDLKDEPEKNLPGCLQNGNKMKIMKTLKHSSLKEDLGRYAEEKTLNKNIKLQTGTGPYTCSICLKQFSQQFNMTIHSRTHTGEKPYKCGICFKQFTQAQHLKPYLVTHIGEKPYKCDICFKQFTAACTLKLHMKTHTGQKPHKCEICLKQFTQAINLKSHLRIHTGEKPYKCDTCFKQFTQAIHLKSHLRIHTGEKPYKCEICFKQFTQANSLNLHLRIHTGEKPYKCDICFKQFTQAIHLKEHLKIHTGEKPCKCDICLNQFTGAKNLKLHLRRHTREKPYKCEICLKQFTVARVLKSHLMIHTGEKPYRCGVCFKQFTQAIHLKEHLRIHTGEKPYKCEICLKQFTTASNLKLHLRIHTEEKLYKCGICFKQFTQAIHLKEHLRIHTGEKPYKCEICLKQFTTASNLKLHLRIHTGEKPYKCEICFKQFNTASHLKLHFRTHTGEKGEKPYKCDTCFKQFTTASYLKSHLRIHTGEKPYKCEICFKQFTQANSLNLHLRIHTGEKPYKCDICFKQFTQAIHLKEHLKIHTGEKPCKCDICLKQFTGAKNLKLHLRRHTREKPYKCEICLKLFTQASSLKSHLKRHTRETAL; the protein is encoded by the exons aTGGAAGTTAAAGTTAAAAAGGAGGAAGAGTTTGCAGAAGATGATGAAAAATATATAGAGAATCATCTATCCACATCAGTAGATCTGGAAGACTTAAAGGATGAACCAGAGAAAAATCAACCAG caaTGGAAGTTAAAGTTAAAAAGGAGGAAGAGTTTGCAGAAGATGACGAAAAATATATAGAGAATCATCTATCCACATCAGTAGATCTGGAAGACTTAAAGGATGAACCAGAGAAAAATCAACCAG tCATGGaagataaaattgaaattaagaaaAGGTTGACAGAATATAACCAACCACATATAGGTCATCTATCGACAGCAGTAGAtctccaatatttaaaaaatgaaccaGAGGAAGATGATCCAG caaTGGAAGTTAAAGTTAAAAAGGAGGAAGAGTTTGCAGAAGATGACGAAAAATATATAGATAATCATCTATCCACATCAGTAGATCTGGAAGACTTAAAGGATGAACCAGAGAAAAATCTACCAG GTTGTTTGCAGAATGggaacaaaatgaaaattatgaaAACACTTAAACATTCATCTCTTAAAGAAGATTTGGGTAGATACGCTgaagaaaaaacattaaataaaaatataaaacttcaAACTGGGACGGGGCCTTACACATGTtcaatttgtttaaaacaattttctcagcaatttaatatgacaatacaTTCgagaacacacactggagaaaagccttacaagtgtggtatttgttttaagcaatttactcaAGCACAGCATTTAAAACCATATTTGGTGACGCACAtaggagaaaagccttacaagtgtgatatttgctttaaacagttTACTGCAGCATGTACTTTGAAATTACATATGAAAACTCACACAGGACAAAAACctcacaaatgtgaaatttgtttaaagcagtttactcAAGCAATTAATTTGAAATCacatttgagaatacacactggagaaaagccttacaagtgcgatacttgttttaagcaatttactcaAGCAATTCATTTGAAATCacatttgagaatacacactggagaaaagccttacaagtgcgaaatttgtttcaagcagtttACTCAAGCGAATAGTTTGAACTTACATTTGAgaatacatactggagaaaagccttacaagtgtgatatttgttttaagcaatttactcaAGCAATTCATTTGAAAGAACATTTgaaaatacacactggagaaaagccttgcaagtgtgatatttgtttgaATCAGTTCACTGGCGCAAAGAATTTGAAATTACATTTGAGAAGACACACTAGAGAAAAACcctacaagtgcgaaatttgtttgaagcagtTTACAGTAGCACGTGTTTTGAAATCACATTTGATGattcatactggagaaaaaccttacaggtGTGGtgtttgttttaagcaatttactcaAGCAATTCATTTGAAAGAacatttgagaatacacactggagaaaaaccctacaagtgcgaaatttgtttgaagcagtTTACTACAGCGAGTAATTTGAAATTacatttgagaatacacactgAAGAAAAGCTTTACAAGTGTggtatttgttttaagcaatttactcaAGCAATTCATTTGAAAGAacatttgagaatacacactggagaaaaaccctacaagtgcgaaatttgtttgaagcagtTTACTACAGCGAGTAATTTGAAATTacatttgagaatacacactggagaaaagccttacaagtgcgaaatttgtttcaagcagtttAATACAGCGAGTCATTTGAAATTACATTTTagaacacacactggagaaaagggagaaaagccttacaagtgcgatacttgttttaagcaatttactacAGCGAGTTATTTGAAATCacatttgagaatacacactggagaaaagccttacaagtgcgaaatttgtttcaagcagtttACTCAAGCGAATAGTTTGAACTTACATTTGAgaatacatactggagaaaagccttacaagtgtgatatttgttttaagcaatttactcaAGCAATTCATTTGAAAGAACATTTgaaaatacacactggagaaaagccttgcaagtgtgatatttgtttgaAACAGTTCACTGGCGCAAAGAATTTGAAATTACATTTGAGAAGACACACTAGAGAAAAACcctacaagtgcgaaatttgtttgaAGCTGTTTACTCAAGCGAGTAGTTTGAAGTCACATTTGAAAAGACATACTAGAGAAACAGCtctataa
- the LOC140444170 gene encoding uncharacterized protein isoform X4, with protein sequence MEVKVKKEEEFAEDDEKYIENHLSTSVDLEDLKDEPEKNQPAMEVKVKKEEEFAEDDEKYIENHLSTSVDLEDLKDEPEKNQPGCLQNGNKIKIMKTLKHASLKEEDLGRYAEEKTFNKNRKVQTGKGPYTCAICLKQFSQRYNLTIHSKTHTGEKPYKCDICFRQFTQAQHLKSHLMTHTGEKLYKCDLCFKQFTVACNLKSHLITHTGPFKCDICLKQFVVANNFQTHLRTHTGEKPYKCDICFMQFTRVYHLKSHLWTHTGEKPYKCDLCVKQFVAANNLKSHLRIHTGEKPYKCEICLKQFTTAGNLKLHFRTHTEEKPYKCEICLKQFTTAGNLKLHFRTHTEEKPYKCEICLKQFTTAGNLKLHFRTHTKEKPYKCDICFKQFTQAINLKSHLRIHTGEKPYKCEICLKQFTTAGNLKLHFRTHTEEKPYKCEICLKQFTTAGNLKLHFRTHTEEKLYKCEICLKQFTAASNLKSHLRTHTKEKPYKCDICFKQFTQAINLKSHLRIHTGEKPYKCEICLKQFTTAGNLKLHFRTHTEEKPYKCEICLKQFTTAGNLKLHFRTHTEEKPYKCEICLKQFTHASSLKSHLKRHTRETVL encoded by the exons aTGGAAGTTAAAGTTAAAAAGGAGGAAGAGTTTGCAGAAGATGATGAAAAATATATAGAGAATCATCTATCCACATCAGTAGATCTGGAAGACTTAAAGGATGAACCAGAGAAAAATCAACCAG caaTGGAAGTTAAAGTTAAAAAGGAGGAAGAGTTTGCAGAAGATGACGAAAAATATATAGAGAATCATCTATCCACATCAGTAGATCTGGAAGACTTAAAGGATGAACCAGAGAAAAATCAACCAG GTTGTTTGCAGAAtgggaacaaaataaaaattatgaaaacaCTTAAACATGCATCTCTTAAAGAAGAAGATTTGGGTAGATACGCTGaagaaaaaacatttaataaaaatagaaaagttcAAACTGGGAAAGGACCTTACACGTgtgcaatttgtttaaaacaattttctcAGCGATATAATTTGACAATACATTcgaaaacacacactggagaaaaaccttacaagtgtgatatttgttttaggCAATTTACTCAAGCACAGCATTTGAAATCACATTTGATGACTCACACAGGAGAAAAGCTTTACAAGTGTGATCTTTGCTTTAAACAGTTTACTGTAGCATGTAATTTGAAATCACATTTGATCACTCACACTGGACCTTTCAAGTGTGATATTTGCTTGAAACAGTTCGTTGTCGCAAACAATTTCCAAACACATTTGAGAACTcacactggcgaaaaaccttacaagtgtgatatttgttttatgcAATTTACTCGAGTATATCATTTGAAATCACATTTGTggacacacactggagaaaagccttacaagtgtgatctTTGTGTGAAACAGTTCGTTGCCGCAAATAATTTGAAATCACAtttaagaatacacactggagaaaaaccctacaagtgcgaaatttgtttaaagcagtttactaCAGCGGGTAATTTGAAATTACATTTTAGAACACACACTGAAGAAAAACcctacaagtgcgaaatttgtttaaagcagtttactaCAGCGGGTAATTTGAAATTACATTTTAGAACACACACTGAAGAAAAACcctacaagtgcgaaatttgtttaaagcagtttactaCAGCGGGTAATTTGAAATTACATTTTAGAACACACACTaaagaaaagccttacaagtgtgatatttgttttaaacaatttactcAAGCAATTAATTTGAAATCacatttgagaatacacactggagaaaaaccctacaagtgcgaaatttgtttaaagcagtttactaCAGCGGGTAATTTGAAATTACATTTTAGAACACACACTGAAGAAAAACcctacaagtgcgaaatttgtttaaagcagtttactaCAGCGGGTAATTTGAAATTACATTTTAGAACACACACTGAAGAAAAACtctacaagtgcgaaatttgtttgaagcagtTTACTGCAGCGAGTAATTTGAAATCACATTTGAGAACACACACtaaagaaaaaccttacaagtgtgatatttgttttaaacaatttactcAAGCAATTAATTTGAAATCacatttgagaatacacactggagaaaaaccctacaagtgcgaaatttgtttaaagcagtttactaCAGCGGGTAATTTGAAATTACATTTTAGAACACACACTGAAGAAAAACcctacaagtgcgaaatttgtttaaagcagtttactaCAGCGGGTAATTTGAAATTACATTTTAGAACACACACTGAAGAAAAACcctacaagtgcgaaatttgtttgaagcagtTTACTCATGCAAGTAGTTTGAAATCACATTTAAAAAGACACACTAGAGAAACAGTTCTctaa
- the LOC140444170 gene encoding uncharacterized protein isoform X3: MEVKVKKEEEFAEDDEKYIENHLSTSVDLEDLKDEPEKNQPAMEVKVKKEEEFAEDDEKYIENHLSTSVDLEDLKDEPEKNQPAMEVKVKKEEEFAEDDEKYIDNHLSTSVDLEDLKDEPEKNLPGEPGSQIINILLIMLIMLGFSYIFGCLQNGNKMKIMKTLKHSSLKEDLGRYAEEKTLNKNIKLQTGTGPYTCSICLKQFSQQFNMTIHSRTHTGEKPYKCGICFKQFTQAQHLKPYLVTHIGEKPYKCDICFKQFTAACTLKLHMKTHTGQKPHKCEICLKQFTQAINLKSHLRIHTGEKPYKCDTCFKQFTQAIHLKSHLRIHTGEKPYKCEICFKQFTQANSLNLHLRIHTGEKPYKCDICFKQFTQAIHLKEHLKIHTGEKPCKCDICLNQFTGAKNLKLHLRRHTREKPYKCEICLKQFTVARVLKSHLMIHTGEKPYRCGVCFKQFTQAIHLKEHLRIHTGEKPYKCEICLKQFTTASNLKLHLRIHTEEKLYKCGICFKQFTQAIHLKEHLRIHTGEKPYKCEICLKQFTTASNLKLHLRIHTGEKPYKCEICFKQFNTASHLKLHFRTHTGEKGEKPYKCDTCFKQFTTASYLKSHLRIHTGEKPYKCEICFKQFTQANSLNLHLRIHTGEKPYKCDICFKQFTQAIHLKEHLKIHTGEKPCKCDICLKQFTGAKNLKLHLRRHTREKPYKCEICLKLFTQASSLKSHLKRHTRETAL; the protein is encoded by the exons aTGGAAGTTAAAGTTAAAAAGGAGGAAGAGTTTGCAGAAGATGATGAAAAATATATAGAGAATCATCTATCCACATCAGTAGATCTGGAAGACTTAAAGGATGAACCAGAGAAAAATCAACCAG caaTGGAAGTTAAAGTTAAAAAGGAGGAAGAGTTTGCAGAAGATGACGAAAAATATATAGAGAATCATCTATCCACATCAGTAGATCTGGAAGACTTAAAGGATGAACCAGAGAAAAATCAACCAG caaTGGAAGTTAAAGTTAAAAAGGAGGAAGAGTTTGCAGAAGATGACGAAAAATATATAGATAATCATCTATCCACATCAGTAGATCTGGAAGACTTAAAGGATGAACCAGAGAAAAATCTACCAGGTGAGCCAGGAAGTCAAATAATAAACATTCTGTTAATTATGTTGATAATGCTGGGCTTTTCATATATTTTTG GTTGTTTGCAGAATGggaacaaaatgaaaattatgaaAACACTTAAACATTCATCTCTTAAAGAAGATTTGGGTAGATACGCTgaagaaaaaacattaaataaaaatataaaacttcaAACTGGGACGGGGCCTTACACATGTtcaatttgtttaaaacaattttctcagcaatttaatatgacaatacaTTCgagaacacacactggagaaaagccttacaagtgtggtatttgttttaagcaatttactcaAGCACAGCATTTAAAACCATATTTGGTGACGCACAtaggagaaaagccttacaagtgtgatatttgctttaaacagttTACTGCAGCATGTACTTTGAAATTACATATGAAAACTCACACAGGACAAAAACctcacaaatgtgaaatttgtttaaagcagtttactcAAGCAATTAATTTGAAATCacatttgagaatacacactggagaaaagccttacaagtgcgatacttgttttaagcaatttactcaAGCAATTCATTTGAAATCacatttgagaatacacactggagaaaagccttacaagtgcgaaatttgtttcaagcagtttACTCAAGCGAATAGTTTGAACTTACATTTGAgaatacatactggagaaaagccttacaagtgtgatatttgttttaagcaatttactcaAGCAATTCATTTGAAAGAACATTTgaaaatacacactggagaaaagccttgcaagtgtgatatttgtttgaATCAGTTCACTGGCGCAAAGAATTTGAAATTACATTTGAGAAGACACACTAGAGAAAAACcctacaagtgcgaaatttgtttgaagcagtTTACAGTAGCACGTGTTTTGAAATCACATTTGATGattcatactggagaaaaaccttacaggtGTGGtgtttgttttaagcaatttactcaAGCAATTCATTTGAAAGAacatttgagaatacacactggagaaaaaccctacaagtgcgaaatttgtttgaagcagtTTACTACAGCGAGTAATTTGAAATTacatttgagaatacacactgAAGAAAAGCTTTACAAGTGTggtatttgttttaagcaatttactcaAGCAATTCATTTGAAAGAacatttgagaatacacactggagaaaaaccctacaagtgcgaaatttgtttgaagcagtTTACTACAGCGAGTAATTTGAAATTacatttgagaatacacactggagaaaagccttacaagtgcgaaatttgtttcaagcagtttAATACAGCGAGTCATTTGAAATTACATTTTagaacacacactggagaaaagggagaaaagccttacaagtgcgatacttgttttaagcaatttactacAGCGAGTTATTTGAAATCacatttgagaatacacactggagaaaagccttacaagtgcgaaatttgtttcaagcagtttACTCAAGCGAATAGTTTGAACTTACATTTGAgaatacatactggagaaaagccttacaagtgtgatatttgttttaagcaatttactcaAGCAATTCATTTGAAAGAACATTTgaaaatacacactggagaaaagccttgcaagtgtgatatttgtttgaAACAGTTCACTGGCGCAAAGAATTTGAAATTACATTTGAGAAGACACACTAGAGAAAAACcctacaagtgcgaaatttgtttgaAGCTGTTTACTCAAGCGAGTAGTTTGAAGTCACATTTGAAAAGACATACTAGAGAAACAGCtctataa
- the LOC140444170 gene encoding uncharacterized protein isoform X1, producing MEVKVKKEEEFAEDDEKYIENHLSTSVDLEDLKDEPEKNQPAMEVKVKKEEEFAEDDEKYIENHLSTSVDLEDLKDEPEKNQPVMEDKIEIKKRLTEYNQPHIGHLSTAVDLQYLKNEPEEDDPAMEVKVKKEEEFAEDDEKYIDNHLSTSVDLEDLKDEPEKNLPGEPGSQIINILLIMLIMLGFSYIFGCLQNGNKMKIMKTLKHSSLKEDLGRYAEEKTLNKNIKLQTGTGPYTCSICLKQFSQQFNMTIHSRTHTGEKPYKCGICFKQFTQAQHLKPYLVTHIGEKPYKCDICFKQFTAACTLKLHMKTHTGQKPHKCEICLKQFTQAINLKSHLRIHTGEKPYKCDTCFKQFTQAIHLKSHLRIHTGEKPYKCEICFKQFTQANSLNLHLRIHTGEKPYKCDICFKQFTQAIHLKEHLKIHTGEKPCKCDICLNQFTGAKNLKLHLRRHTREKPYKCEICLKQFTVARVLKSHLMIHTGEKPYRCGVCFKQFTQAIHLKEHLRIHTGEKPYKCEICLKQFTTASNLKLHLRIHTEEKLYKCGICFKQFTQAIHLKEHLRIHTGEKPYKCEICLKQFTTASNLKLHLRIHTGEKPYKCEICFKQFNTASHLKLHFRTHTGEKGEKPYKCDTCFKQFTTASYLKSHLRIHTGEKPYKCEICFKQFTQANSLNLHLRIHTGEKPYKCDICFKQFTQAIHLKEHLKIHTGEKPCKCDICLKQFTGAKNLKLHLRRHTREKPYKCEICLKLFTQASSLKSHLKRHTRETAL from the exons aTGGAAGTTAAAGTTAAAAAGGAGGAAGAGTTTGCAGAAGATGATGAAAAATATATAGAGAATCATCTATCCACATCAGTAGATCTGGAAGACTTAAAGGATGAACCAGAGAAAAATCAACCAG caaTGGAAGTTAAAGTTAAAAAGGAGGAAGAGTTTGCAGAAGATGACGAAAAATATATAGAGAATCATCTATCCACATCAGTAGATCTGGAAGACTTAAAGGATGAACCAGAGAAAAATCAACCAG tCATGGaagataaaattgaaattaagaaaAGGTTGACAGAATATAACCAACCACATATAGGTCATCTATCGACAGCAGTAGAtctccaatatttaaaaaatgaaccaGAGGAAGATGATCCAG caaTGGAAGTTAAAGTTAAAAAGGAGGAAGAGTTTGCAGAAGATGACGAAAAATATATAGATAATCATCTATCCACATCAGTAGATCTGGAAGACTTAAAGGATGAACCAGAGAAAAATCTACCAGGTGAGCCAGGAAGTCAAATAATAAACATTCTGTTAATTATGTTGATAATGCTGGGCTTTTCATATATTTTTG GTTGTTTGCAGAATGggaacaaaatgaaaattatgaaAACACTTAAACATTCATCTCTTAAAGAAGATTTGGGTAGATACGCTgaagaaaaaacattaaataaaaatataaaacttcaAACTGGGACGGGGCCTTACACATGTtcaatttgtttaaaacaattttctcagcaatttaatatgacaatacaTTCgagaacacacactggagaaaagccttacaagtgtggtatttgttttaagcaatttactcaAGCACAGCATTTAAAACCATATTTGGTGACGCACAtaggagaaaagccttacaagtgtgatatttgctttaaacagttTACTGCAGCATGTACTTTGAAATTACATATGAAAACTCACACAGGACAAAAACctcacaaatgtgaaatttgtttaaagcagtttactcAAGCAATTAATTTGAAATCacatttgagaatacacactggagaaaagccttacaagtgcgatacttgttttaagcaatttactcaAGCAATTCATTTGAAATCacatttgagaatacacactggagaaaagccttacaagtgcgaaatttgtttcaagcagtttACTCAAGCGAATAGTTTGAACTTACATTTGAgaatacatactggagaaaagccttacaagtgtgatatttgttttaagcaatttactcaAGCAATTCATTTGAAAGAACATTTgaaaatacacactggagaaaagccttgcaagtgtgatatttgtttgaATCAGTTCACTGGCGCAAAGAATTTGAAATTACATTTGAGAAGACACACTAGAGAAAAACcctacaagtgcgaaatttgtttgaagcagtTTACAGTAGCACGTGTTTTGAAATCACATTTGATGattcatactggagaaaaaccttacaggtGTGGtgtttgttttaagcaatttactcaAGCAATTCATTTGAAAGAacatttgagaatacacactggagaaaaaccctacaagtgcgaaatttgtttgaagcagtTTACTACAGCGAGTAATTTGAAATTacatttgagaatacacactgAAGAAAAGCTTTACAAGTGTggtatttgttttaagcaatttactcaAGCAATTCATTTGAAAGAacatttgagaatacacactggagaaaaaccctacaagtgcgaaatttgtttgaagcagtTTACTACAGCGAGTAATTTGAAATTacatttgagaatacacactggagaaaagccttacaagtgcgaaatttgtttcaagcagtttAATACAGCGAGTCATTTGAAATTACATTTTagaacacacactggagaaaagggagaaaagccttacaagtgcgatacttgttttaagcaatttactacAGCGAGTTATTTGAAATCacatttgagaatacacactggagaaaagccttacaagtgcgaaatttgtttcaagcagtttACTCAAGCGAATAGTTTGAACTTACATTTGAgaatacatactggagaaaagccttacaagtgtgatatttgttttaagcaatttactcaAGCAATTCATTTGAAAGAACATTTgaaaatacacactggagaaaagccttgcaagtgtgatatttgtttgaAACAGTTCACTGGCGCAAAGAATTTGAAATTACATTTGAGAAGACACACTAGAGAAAAACcctacaagtgcgaaatttgtttgaAGCTGTTTACTCAAGCGAGTAGTTTGAAGTCACATTTGAAAAGACATACTAGAGAAACAGCtctataa